One Mycobacteroides abscessus ATCC 19977 genomic window carries:
- a CDS encoding amino acid ABC transporter ATP-binding protein produces the protein MSTIEVRGVRKSYGQVTALRDVNLTVHQGEVTVIIGPSGSGKSTLLRALNHLEKVDAGTIRIDGELIGYRQRGSVLYELPERAILRQRSQVGFVFQNFNLFPHLTVLENVIEAPLAARRAPRAELEAEATRLLERVGVADKAAQYPRRLSGGQQQRVAIARALALRPKVILFDEPTSALDPELVTEVLDVIAQLARDGATLVIVTHEIGLAREIADTVVFMDRGAIVEQGPPKEVLDSPSHPRTASFLSKVLS, from the coding sequence ATGAGCACCATCGAGGTGCGCGGAGTGCGCAAGTCCTATGGTCAGGTCACCGCGTTACGTGATGTGAATCTGACTGTGCACCAGGGAGAGGTGACGGTCATCATCGGCCCGTCGGGGTCGGGTAAGTCGACGTTGCTGCGCGCACTGAACCATCTGGAGAAGGTGGACGCCGGGACGATACGTATCGACGGTGAGCTGATCGGATACCGCCAGCGCGGCTCGGTGCTCTACGAGCTGCCGGAGCGGGCCATTCTGCGACAGCGCTCGCAGGTCGGCTTCGTGTTCCAGAATTTCAATCTCTTCCCGCATCTGACGGTGCTGGAGAACGTCATCGAGGCGCCGTTGGCGGCGCGGCGGGCGCCGCGTGCCGAACTGGAGGCCGAGGCTACCCGGCTGCTGGAACGCGTGGGCGTCGCGGACAAGGCGGCGCAGTACCCGCGCAGGCTCTCCGGGGGACAGCAGCAGCGGGTGGCCATTGCCCGCGCTTTGGCGTTGCGTCCCAAGGTTATTCTGTTTGACGAGCCCACCTCGGCGCTCGACCCCGAACTGGTCACCGAGGTACTGGACGTCATCGCGCAGCTCGCGCGCGACGGCGCCACCCTGGTGATAGTGACGCACGAGATCGGACTTGCCCGGGAGATCGCCGACACCGTGGTGTTCATGGATCGCGGCGCCATCGTCGAGCAGGGGCCGCCGAAGGAGGTATTGGACAGCCCGTCGCATCCGCGTACGGCGAGCTTCTTGTCGAAGGTGCTGTCGTGA
- a CDS encoding amino acid ABC transporter permease, which yields MTSAPAAPPRARVADEAAEPVLRVRRRPRPGNWILSAVALVFVAMFVHGLVRNPGWDWPTFARYFTAKSVLAALWLTLRLTFYGTVLGFLLGVALAAARLSKNPVLQAISWTYVWIFRSIPLIVQLLFWFNIAYLYDTIGFGIPFGPALFTVDTNELLSGLTAAVIGLTLHQGAYFAEIIRGGILSVDEGQLEAAAALGIPRRRQFFRIVLPQAMRSVMPNAANEVISLVKGTSIVSTMAIADLFYQVQVIFGRNGRVVPLLMVATAWYIVITSVLTVVQYYIERHYARGAHR from the coding sequence ATGACATCGGCACCTGCTGCGCCTCCGCGCGCTCGGGTGGCTGACGAAGCCGCCGAGCCGGTGCTGCGCGTCCGGCGCCGCCCGCGCCCCGGGAATTGGATTCTTTCGGCCGTGGCCCTGGTTTTCGTCGCCATGTTCGTGCACGGCTTGGTGCGCAACCCGGGATGGGACTGGCCCACATTCGCGCGCTACTTCACCGCCAAGTCGGTGCTGGCGGCGCTCTGGCTCACTCTGCGGCTGACCTTCTACGGCACGGTGCTCGGCTTTCTCCTGGGGGTCGCGCTGGCCGCCGCGCGCCTGTCCAAGAACCCGGTACTACAGGCCATTTCATGGACCTACGTCTGGATCTTCCGTTCCATACCGCTGATCGTGCAGCTGCTGTTCTGGTTCAACATCGCCTACCTCTACGACACCATCGGCTTCGGTATTCCATTCGGCCCTGCCCTGTTCACCGTCGACACCAACGAGTTGCTCAGCGGGCTGACCGCCGCGGTGATCGGGCTGACCCTGCACCAGGGCGCCTACTTCGCCGAGATCATCCGGGGTGGCATCTTGTCCGTCGACGAGGGACAGCTGGAAGCCGCTGCGGCCCTCGGCATTCCCCGTCGCCGTCAGTTTTTTCGGATTGTGCTGCCCCAGGCCATGCGGTCGGTCATGCCCAACGCGGCCAACGAGGTCATCAGCCTGGTCAAGGGCACGTCCATCGTGTCCACGATGGCCATCGCCGATCTCTTCTATCAGGTGCAGGTCATTTTCGGGCGCAACGGACGAGTGGTACCGCTGCTCATGGTGGCCACGGCCTGGTACATCGTCATCACCTCGGTGCTGACCGTGGTGCAGTACTACATCGAGCGGCATTACGCCCGTGGTGCACATCGATGA
- a CDS encoding ABC transporter substrate-binding protein yields the protein MRFLTVLVCTALTVLAGCAEGAAPGSSSFNLSPDQDRVRVAKVDAIAAEVPEGIRKRGTLVVTGDANSSPPLRFYADDDKTMIGIETDIAYLVADILGLRVDLRSADWAQNFVKVDSGEVDAFISNVTVTEERKEKFDFATYRLDNVTFEARRSLDWKVKGARDIAGKTIGVGSGTNQEALLVRWNEENVAAGLPAADLKYFQQATGYYLALASGRIDAYVGPNPSAVFHSEATGQTKLVGTFSGAGEALQGEIAVLTKKDNGLVRAYADAINHAIADGTYRKVLQRWGLEDEAVAKSEINPRGLPRQG from the coding sequence GTGAGGTTCCTTACCGTGCTCGTCTGCACCGCGCTGACGGTGCTGGCGGGATGCGCCGAGGGCGCGGCCCCGGGCTCGTCGTCATTTAATTTGAGTCCCGATCAGGACCGCGTGCGAGTTGCCAAGGTAGACGCCATCGCCGCCGAGGTGCCCGAGGGCATCCGCAAGCGCGGCACGCTCGTCGTGACCGGAGACGCCAATTCCTCGCCGCCACTGCGTTTCTACGCAGACGATGACAAGACCATGATCGGGATCGAGACGGATATCGCCTATCTGGTGGCCGATATTCTGGGGTTACGTGTCGACCTGCGTTCGGCGGATTGGGCACAGAACTTCGTCAAGGTGGACTCGGGTGAGGTCGATGCGTTCATCTCCAATGTGACGGTCACCGAGGAACGTAAGGAGAAGTTCGACTTTGCGACGTATCGTCTGGACAATGTCACGTTCGAGGCGCGGCGATCGCTGGATTGGAAGGTCAAGGGCGCCAGGGACATCGCGGGAAAGACGATCGGCGTCGGGTCGGGAACCAATCAAGAGGCGCTTCTGGTGCGCTGGAACGAGGAGAATGTCGCGGCGGGTCTGCCCGCGGCCGATCTGAAGTATTTTCAGCAGGCGACCGGTTACTACCTGGCCCTGGCCTCCGGCCGTATCGATGCCTACGTGGGGCCCAACCCGTCGGCGGTCTTTCATTCGGAGGCCACCGGCCAGACCAAATTGGTGGGCACCTTCTCAGGGGCCGGGGAGGCGCTGCAGGGGGAGATCGCGGTGCTCACCAAGAAGGACAACGGACTGGTGCGTGCCTATGCCGACGCCATCAACCACGCCATTGCCGACGGCACGTATCGTAAGGTGTTGCAGCGCTGGGGATTGGAAGACGAGGCAGTCGCCAAGTCGGAGATCAATCCTCGCGGACTACCCAGGCAAGGATGA
- a CDS encoding UBP-type zinc finger domain-containing protein — protein MKRLFRRGSSGPAPAPDSGLCPELAAAAGQDPRPRTPGACEDCAALGEHVWAHLRMCLRCGRVSCCDSSPHQHATAHFHATGHPVMRSHEPGEDWRWCYVHSTLG, from the coding sequence ATGAAGCGGCTGTTTCGGCGTGGATCATCCGGGCCCGCCCCGGCACCCGACTCGGGTCTTTGTCCGGAGCTGGCCGCGGCCGCCGGGCAAGACCCACGGCCGCGTACCCCCGGCGCATGCGAGGATTGTGCGGCTCTGGGTGAGCACGTGTGGGCGCACCTGCGGATGTGCCTGCGGTGCGGTCGGGTCAGCTGCTGCGATTCCAGCCCCCACCAGCACGCCACCGCACATTTTCATGCCACCGGGCACCCGGTGATGCGCTCACACGAGCCGGGTGAGGACTGGCGCTGGTGCTACGTCCACAGCACTCTCGGTTGA
- a CDS encoding O-succinylhomoserine sulfhydrylase translates to MTQTPSGGSSVRIPKALPDGVSQATIGVRGGLLRSEFEETAEAMYLTSGYVYESAAAAERAFTGEVDRYVYSRYGNPTISMFEERLRLIEGAEAAFATATGMSAVFTALGALLGAGDRLVAARSLFGSCFVVCNEILPRWGVETVFVDGEDISQWEEALSVPTQAVFFETPSNPMQSLVDIEAVCTLAHASGAKVVLDNVFATPLLQQGIPLGADVVVYSGTKHIDGQGRVLGGAILGETEYIEGPVKTLMRHTGPALSPFNAWTLVKGLETLDLRVRHANDSAYKIAQFLEQHPAVRWVRYPFLGTHPQYELAKRQMRGGGTVVTFELDADGDAGKQRAFQVLDGTSLIDISNNLGDSKSLITHPATTTHRAMGPEGRAAIGLSDGVVRLSVGLESTDDLIADLERALG, encoded by the coding sequence ATGACTCAGACTCCCAGCGGCGGCTCATCGGTGCGGATTCCGAAGGCACTGCCCGACGGCGTGAGCCAGGCGACTATCGGCGTGCGCGGTGGACTGTTGCGCTCAGAATTCGAGGAGACCGCCGAGGCGATGTACCTGACCTCCGGGTATGTCTATGAGAGCGCGGCCGCTGCGGAACGCGCCTTCACCGGCGAGGTCGATAGGTATGTGTACTCCCGTTACGGCAACCCCACGATCTCCATGTTCGAGGAGCGGCTGCGGCTGATCGAGGGTGCCGAGGCGGCATTCGCGACGGCGACGGGCATGTCGGCCGTCTTCACCGCGCTGGGTGCGTTACTCGGTGCCGGTGACAGGCTGGTCGCTGCCCGGAGCCTGTTCGGGTCCTGTTTCGTGGTGTGCAACGAGATCCTGCCCCGTTGGGGTGTGGAGACCGTGTTCGTGGACGGCGAGGACATCTCCCAATGGGAGGAGGCGCTGTCGGTTCCCACGCAGGCCGTCTTCTTTGAAACCCCTTCCAATCCCATGCAATCGCTCGTGGACATCGAGGCGGTGTGCACTCTGGCGCATGCCTCGGGTGCAAAGGTGGTGCTGGACAACGTCTTCGCGACACCGCTGCTGCAACAGGGCATCCCGCTGGGAGCCGATGTGGTGGTCTACTCGGGCACCAAGCACATCGACGGGCAGGGGCGGGTGCTCGGTGGCGCCATCCTGGGTGAGACCGAGTACATCGAGGGTCCCGTCAAGACGCTGATGCGACACACCGGACCTGCACTTAGCCCCTTCAATGCCTGGACGCTTGTGAAAGGCCTTGAAACACTGGATCTTCGGGTGCGTCACGCCAATGACTCCGCCTACAAGATCGCGCAGTTCCTGGAGCAGCACCCGGCGGTGCGCTGGGTGCGTTACCCGTTCTTGGGCACGCATCCGCAGTACGAGCTGGCCAAGCGGCAGATGCGTGGCGGCGGCACCGTGGTGACCTTCGAGCTCGACGCCGACGGCGACGCGGGCAAGCAACGGGCCTTTCAGGTGCTCGACGGGACGTCGCTCATCGACATCTCGAACAACCTGGGCGACTCCAAGTCGCTCATCACCCACCCGGCTACCACCACGCACCGGGCCATGGGGCCGGAGGGCCGGGCGGCGATCGGGCTGTCCGATGGCGTGGTGCGGTTGTCGGTTGGGCTGGAGTCCACCGACGACCTCATCGCGGACCTGGAACGGGCGCTCGGCTAA
- the purT gene encoding formate-dependent phosphoribosylglycinamide formyltransferase, with protein MNGIVVTQEGSPPSEQGTATSADIVEPVPAAAAPVTEEAVRATNGAKSGSKTAKAATPVEAVGKTVEAGAPAPEAVADLAEGHTEDRTGQAVPQPPEAPAPADLPADEAEPPAGNRTTVMLLGSGELAKELAISFQRLGAEVIVVDTGKGGPAQGVADRAVLAPIGESERLYELIEKERPRFVVPLVEAASREALDKLAEGEVTQVIPTAKAVRLAGDREGMRRMAAEELGLPTPTYWFANSVEELRTVLETSGFPAVVRPVAAAYGQGQSVVLRDGDVTPAWEQAIAANIGGGQRVMVETAVDIDYEITLLTVRTAGIGGATRLYFCEPIAHRQSGTDAMQMWQPQPLSQAALELARSIAARAVNALGGHGVYGVELFVRGDEVYFCDVSARPYDSGLVTVRSQRLSEYDMHARAVLGAPVDTILVSPAAAEVVYGDGDGPSPRQLDQALQTPESDLRVFGHTEAHRRRRVAVALATAPNTALALNRAQQVARHLR; from the coding sequence GTGAACGGCATCGTGGTGACGCAGGAGGGTTCGCCCCCCAGCGAGCAGGGGACGGCGACGTCAGCAGACATCGTCGAGCCCGTGCCCGCAGCGGCGGCGCCCGTGACCGAAGAGGCGGTACGGGCCACCAACGGCGCCAAGTCCGGTTCCAAGACCGCCAAGGCCGCCACGCCCGTGGAAGCCGTCGGGAAGACCGTCGAGGCCGGAGCGCCCGCACCGGAGGCCGTCGCGGACCTCGCCGAAGGCCACACCGAGGATCGGACCGGGCAGGCTGTTCCGCAGCCTCCGGAGGCCCCAGCGCCCGCGGACCTGCCGGCCGACGAGGCAGAGCCCCCGGCCGGGAACCGCACCACCGTCATGCTGCTCGGATCGGGTGAGTTGGCCAAGGAGCTGGCCATCTCGTTCCAGCGGCTGGGTGCCGAGGTCATCGTGGTGGACACCGGAAAGGGCGGACCGGCGCAGGGGGTGGCGGATCGTGCCGTGCTGGCGCCCATCGGTGAATCAGAGCGCCTGTACGAGCTCATCGAAAAGGAACGTCCCCGGTTCGTGGTGCCATTGGTCGAGGCGGCGTCGCGTGAGGCGCTGGACAAGCTGGCCGAGGGCGAGGTCACGCAGGTGATTCCCACCGCCAAGGCCGTTCGGCTCGCCGGTGATCGTGAGGGGATGCGGCGGATGGCGGCCGAGGAACTCGGCTTGCCCACCCCCACCTACTGGTTTGCCAACTCGGTCGAAGAGCTACGCACGGTGCTGGAGACGTCGGGGTTCCCGGCGGTGGTGCGCCCGGTGGCGGCGGCGTACGGCCAAGGCCAGTCCGTGGTGCTGCGCGACGGTGACGTCACACCGGCCTGGGAACAGGCCATCGCGGCCAATATCGGCGGCGGCCAGCGGGTGATGGTGGAAACCGCGGTAGATATCGACTACGAGATCACGCTGCTGACGGTGCGCACCGCCGGAATCGGCGGCGCTACCAGGCTGTACTTCTGCGAGCCCATCGCGCACCGGCAGAGCGGGACCGATGCGATGCAGATGTGGCAGCCGCAGCCGTTGAGTCAGGCGGCCCTGGAGCTAGCGCGATCGATCGCCGCCCGTGCCGTCAATGCGCTTGGTGGGCACGGCGTTTACGGTGTCGAGCTGTTTGTCCGTGGCGACGAGGTCTACTTCTGCGATGTGAGTGCACGGCCCTATGACTCCGGGCTGGTGACCGTGCGGTCCCAGCGGCTGTCGGAATACGACATGCACGCCCGCGCTGTCCTGGGAGCACCCGTCGACACCATCTTGGTGTCGCCGGCGGCCGCCGAAGTGGTCTATGGCGACGGAGACGGCCCCTCGCCACGACAGCTCGACCAGGCACTACAGACACCGGAGAGCGACCTTCGGGTGTTCGGGCATACGGAGGCGCATCGCCGCCGCCGGGTGGCGGTGGCACTGGCGACGGCCCCCAACACCGCCTTGGCGCTGAACCGCGCGCAGCAGGTTGCCAGGCACCTGCGGTGA
- a CDS encoding rhodanese-like domain-containing protein — protein sequence MGYAGDITPEAAWALLKENPEAVLVDVRTSAEWKWVGVPDLTELGRDVVYVEWVRSTGERNGEFLEELAAAGVTGPSQGDDRPVIFLCRSGNRSIGSAELATEAGITPSYNVLDGFEGNLDENGHRGGVGWRAIGLPWRQS from the coding sequence GTGGGCTACGCAGGAGATATCACCCCGGAGGCGGCGTGGGCGCTGCTGAAGGAAAACCCGGAAGCCGTGCTGGTCGATGTGCGCACGTCAGCGGAGTGGAAGTGGGTCGGGGTGCCCGACCTCACCGAGCTCGGCCGCGATGTCGTGTACGTCGAGTGGGTGCGCTCCACCGGTGAACGCAACGGCGAGTTCCTTGAAGAATTGGCGGCTGCCGGGGTCACCGGGCCCTCCCAAGGCGATGATCGTCCGGTGATCTTCCTGTGCCGGTCCGGAAACCGATCGATCGGCTCGGCCGAACTGGCCACCGAGGCGGGAATCACGCCGTCCTACAACGTGCTTGACGGATTCGAGGGCAACCTCGACGAGAACGGGCACCGGGGCGGTGTCGGTTGGCGCGCCATCGGCCTGCCGTGGCGGCAGTCATGA
- a CDS encoding RND family transporter, which produces MSHQYSPAFERAGRFVAKHAKLVVLAWLAVGVLVNTAWPQLERVANEHSVSPLPTGEVSPALASMKEMGKAFGRPGIDNAVIIVMHGDKGFDADAQARYSALIERLRGNTEYVTFVQDQLGDPRMRNNPVARKQVLSEDGTTWYAMAGLAGDLGTPLAQRAFRSVDDLVKQTFAGSATTANITGAAGTVTDMGNAALGDLPKIGAVTVVVIGLILLLVFRSWFTAMLPLLVMGVSLLIARGVIAGLAERGLVPVSSVSAGLMMAVLMGASVNYTVFLVSRYHERIRAGESPPDALAHACGSMTRVILATAATVAIANIAQLTARLAFLAAAGPAVSMGVIVAFFVVTTMLPATLSLAAKRGLGLPGSDRVDVYWHRMGVNIVRHPWPFFGVATVILLAAASFVPFMRPSFDISKVLPESAQSNQGMRTLNAHFPANSIMPQYLLVQASSDLRNPRALADLDQMAERISQLKGVGKVVGITRPDGNKLTQATLAWQIGYMGTQIDKTSGQVNADLRPQLERMSKLADVMSAMTNELGDGDPARLQQMMPQTLAMAKELEGQLDRYQSLISQMGTVAGMVDQLATMGPSVEATFTALDAGASLAQTLAESPFCPVQPDCVTLRDQLVELRTTGPLSSVESLRESVRAVTGGKTITQLLGDMNSQFKQIRGLLAKLPEMERKFERIAGYFQQLQGLGVDLNSVKNMGVRIRDLNTQLEDTVRSMGEAAATLQGIGKNSNSAAASGFSVPGAMLQNPGFKELSAAFLQDDGRTAMYMIQSPLNPYGPEAMQLSRDMERVGNEATPNTALAGAKVSVGGFPAINADLKKAYDSDLREIIVVTLLIIFLVMCLLLRAVVAPLYLLGTVLLTYIASLGIGVLVFQVLLGQQLDWAVPAMTFVLIVAVGADYNMLFISRLREESARNMRVGIIRTVRQTGSVITSAGLVFAASLLGMMVGSVNQMVQMGFIIGVGILLDTFVVRTLMVPTLAQAFGKLSWWPSKA; this is translated from the coding sequence ATGTCGCACCAATACAGTCCGGCGTTCGAACGGGCAGGTCGCTTCGTGGCCAAGCACGCCAAACTGGTGGTGCTGGCCTGGCTCGCGGTCGGCGTCCTGGTCAACACCGCCTGGCCGCAGCTGGAGCGGGTGGCCAATGAGCATTCGGTCAGCCCGCTGCCGACGGGTGAGGTGAGTCCCGCGCTGGCCTCGATGAAGGAGATGGGAAAGGCCTTCGGCCGCCCCGGAATCGACAATGCCGTCATCATCGTGATGCACGGTGACAAGGGGTTTGACGCCGATGCGCAGGCTCGATATTCGGCGTTGATCGAGCGGCTGCGGGGGAACACGGAGTACGTCACTTTTGTCCAGGACCAGCTGGGCGACCCGCGAATGCGCAACAATCCGGTGGCTCGTAAGCAGGTTCTCAGCGAGGACGGCACCACCTGGTATGCGATGGCGGGCTTGGCCGGCGACCTCGGTACTCCACTGGCGCAGCGGGCATTTCGCTCCGTGGATGACTTGGTGAAGCAGACCTTCGCCGGCTCGGCCACCACGGCGAACATCACCGGTGCGGCCGGGACCGTGACCGATATGGGCAACGCCGCCCTGGGCGACCTTCCCAAGATCGGCGCGGTGACCGTGGTAGTTATCGGGCTGATTCTGTTGTTGGTGTTCCGGTCGTGGTTCACCGCGATGCTGCCCCTGCTGGTGATGGGAGTGAGTCTGCTCATCGCCCGCGGGGTCATTGCCGGGCTCGCCGAGCGCGGGCTGGTTCCGGTGTCCTCGGTGTCCGCCGGATTGATGATGGCCGTGCTGATGGGGGCCAGCGTGAACTACACGGTGTTCCTCGTGAGTCGATACCACGAGCGCATACGCGCGGGGGAGTCGCCGCCGGATGCGCTGGCACATGCCTGTGGCTCGATGACGCGCGTCATCCTGGCGACGGCGGCCACGGTGGCGATCGCGAACATCGCGCAGTTGACCGCCCGCCTTGCCTTCCTTGCGGCGGCCGGTCCCGCGGTATCGATGGGGGTGATCGTCGCGTTCTTCGTGGTCACCACGATGCTGCCGGCGACGCTGAGTCTGGCCGCCAAGCGAGGATTGGGACTGCCCGGATCCGATCGGGTCGACGTGTATTGGCACCGCATGGGTGTGAACATCGTGCGGCATCCCTGGCCCTTTTTCGGGGTGGCGACCGTCATCCTGTTGGCGGCCGCGTCCTTCGTGCCGTTCATGCGACCGAGTTTCGACATATCGAAGGTACTACCGGAATCGGCCCAGTCGAATCAGGGCATGCGGACGCTCAACGCGCATTTCCCCGCCAATTCGATAATGCCCCAATACCTTTTGGTCCAGGCCTCTTCCGATCTGCGCAATCCGCGTGCCTTGGCCGATCTGGACCAGATGGCCGAACGTATCTCCCAACTCAAGGGGGTGGGAAAGGTCGTGGGGATCACCCGGCCCGACGGGAACAAGCTCACTCAGGCCACCTTGGCGTGGCAGATCGGGTATATGGGAACCCAGATCGACAAGACGAGTGGTCAGGTCAACGCGGACCTGCGGCCGCAGTTGGAGCGGATGTCCAAGCTCGCCGACGTCATGTCGGCGATGACCAACGAGCTGGGCGACGGAGACCCGGCCCGGCTGCAACAGATGATGCCTCAAACGTTGGCGATGGCCAAAGAGCTTGAAGGGCAGCTCGATCGGTATCAGTCGCTGATATCGCAGATGGGCACGGTGGCAGGCATGGTGGATCAGCTGGCCACGATGGGTCCCTCGGTGGAGGCCACCTTCACCGCGCTCGACGCCGGGGCGTCGCTGGCCCAGACGCTGGCCGAATCCCCCTTCTGCCCGGTACAACCCGACTGCGTGACGTTGCGTGACCAACTCGTCGAGCTGCGCACCACCGGGCCGCTGTCCTCGGTGGAAAGTCTGCGCGAATCGGTCCGTGCGGTCACCGGCGGCAAGACGATCACCCAGCTGCTGGGCGATATGAATAGTCAGTTCAAGCAGATTCGCGGACTATTGGCCAAGTTGCCCGAGATGGAACGCAAGTTCGAGCGCATCGCGGGCTACTTCCAGCAGTTGCAGGGGCTGGGCGTCGACTTGAACTCGGTGAAGAACATGGGTGTGCGGATACGTGACCTGAACACTCAACTGGAAGACACAGTGCGGTCGATGGGGGAGGCGGCCGCCACCCTGCAAGGGATCGGCAAGAATTCTAATTCTGCTGCAGCATCAGGGTTCTCCGTGCCGGGGGCAATGTTGCAGAACCCGGGTTTCAAGGAGCTCAGTGCGGCGTTTCTGCAGGACGACGGACGTACCGCGATGTATATGATTCAGTCGCCGCTCAATCCCTATGGGCCAGAAGCGATGCAGCTGAGCCGCGATATGGAGCGCGTCGGCAACGAGGCCACACCCAATACCGCGCTGGCCGGCGCCAAGGTGTCGGTGGGTGGATTCCCTGCCATCAACGCGGACCTGAAGAAGGCCTACGACAGCGATCTGCGGGAGATCATCGTCGTCACGTTGCTCATCATCTTCCTGGTGATGTGCCTGCTGCTACGGGCCGTGGTGGCGCCGCTGTACCTACTGGGCACCGTGCTGCTGACCTATATCGCGTCACTGGGCATCGGCGTGTTGGTGTTTCAGGTTCTTCTTGGCCAACAACTGGATTGGGCCGTCCCGGCCATGACTTTCGTGCTCATCGTGGCGGTCGGGGCCGACTACAACATGCTGTTCATCTCTCGCCTGCGTGAGGAGAGCGCCCGCAACATGCGGGTAGGCATTATCCGCACCGTGCGGCAGACCGGGTCGGTGATTACCTCGGCCGGGCTGGTGTTCGCCGCCAGCCTGTTGGGCATGATGGTCGGGTCGGTCAATCAGATGGTGCAGATGGGATTCATCATTGGGGTGGGCATCCTGTTGGATACCTTTGTCGTCAGAACCCTGATGGTGCCGACGCTGGCGCAGGCCTTCGGCAAGCTCAGTTGGTGGCCGTCGAAGGCATGA
- a CDS encoding GNAT family N-acetyltransferase has protein sequence MTACEDLLQFVTVGQQDPLAAPLLAELAVEYSTRYGGTLAEHHDLLVNYPAAHFSAPDGGLLVGLQGGAAVTGGAFQRYDANTAELKRIWTSSAHRRQGLAGRTLAALEVEIRRRGYRRIYLTTGPRQPEAKALYLSAGYRPLYDQTLTADEVGIHPFDKDL, from the coding sequence ATGACGGCATGTGAGGATCTGCTGCAGTTTGTGACGGTCGGGCAGCAGGATCCGTTGGCGGCACCGTTGCTTGCCGAGTTGGCGGTCGAGTACAGCACGCGATACGGCGGGACCCTCGCCGAACACCACGATCTTCTGGTCAACTATCCGGCCGCTCACTTCTCCGCGCCAGACGGTGGGTTGCTGGTCGGATTACAAGGCGGTGCCGCCGTAACCGGCGGTGCGTTCCAGCGATATGACGCGAACACCGCTGAGCTCAAACGCATCTGGACCTCCAGTGCCCACCGCCGTCAGGGGCTGGCCGGGCGCACCCTGGCCGCGCTGGAGGTGGAGATCCGCCGCCGCGGATACCGGCGCATCTATCTGACCACCGGCCCCCGACAGCCCGAGGCCAAGGCGCTCTACCTGTCGGCCGGCTACCGACCGCTCTACGACCAGACATTGACGGCCGACGAGGTCGGCATCCATCCGTTCGACAAAGACCTCTAA
- a CDS encoding PPOX class F420-dependent oxidoreductase yields the protein MFGWGMAEIPAGFEDLLEQRLYGHLATVGGDGGAQSSPMWFDWDGERVRFTHTKKRAKFRNIQSEPRVAFSILDPTNPYRYLEVRGTIDQIDDDPTGSFIQELAHLYQAPWAGTSTGDEADRVILYLRPTKFVSHG from the coding sequence ATGTTTGGATGGGGCATGGCAGAAATTCCCGCAGGCTTCGAAGATCTCCTGGAACAGCGACTCTACGGTCACCTGGCCACTGTCGGTGGTGACGGTGGCGCACAGTCAAGTCCCATGTGGTTCGACTGGGATGGGGAGCGAGTCCGGTTCACCCACACCAAGAAGCGGGCAAAGTTCCGCAACATCCAGTCCGAGCCGCGGGTCGCGTTCTCGATCCTGGACCCCACCAACCCGTACCGGTATCTGGAGGTGCGGGGCACCATCGATCAGATCGACGACGACCCCACCGGCTCCTTTATTCAGGAACTCGCCCACCTGTACCAGGCGCCGTGGGCTGGCACGAGCACCGGCGACGAGGCCGACCGGGTCATCCTGTATCTGCGGCCCACCAAGTTCGTGAGCCACGGCTAG